Proteins encoded together in one Pontiella desulfatans window:
- a CDS encoding endonuclease/exonuclease/phosphatase family protein codes for MKRTGRRIRNSKLSACVFLGFLCFILPTGLHADHAVLAGWHDFSSAFQAHRWLNSAKEAVSDLDQVSGSLYGGDGARNTWGSTDGTYGPAVETGSTAADGAMSIRVDKNTIHFSVSNGTSRNIHLDKVVFDFASINGNSPRNLELYYDSGDLADPDGTLLMRWTSILNGLASVSDYEDKELDLSLLGDQILGPGEEAVFRFQVDTANVNNQALGLDNIAILGGYADFAILTYNIHGGYGPDGEGTPQDNLTAFRNTFMNGEDVLCLQEVDNGDCWTAVQSVFLDYPYRFRTVNQETDYWPWETPKQTSIAILSKHPFLSTDEELIQTDPQYDQWERHAQHVAIQLGASEVDLFHFHNTYNFNDNDWEYEKSGLTRFRDYVYNELGIGSLGEAENLIMLGDFNLLHTNVAAILDTPDRKSDGRDHICSVPHFTSSGKYATVSADLSDHPALWAALDLQAPAPDPMQWASAPAANGASALSMEAAAASDPYEVEYYFSNTTIADGSHDSGWQNSPTYLDSDLTQGTTYSYTVTARDKSANANATQPSAAASAVAIINYIVPPYAESFEDGSSGDWVQVRDDDYDWTVNSGGTTTAASGPSGASDGSYYLYAEGHHGLGLYKTASVVAYFDLSGLSAPVMKFDYHMYGEYIDHLSLDVHDGASWTSNVWTKSRQQHTGSDDPWSTATVDLSAYSATGKIKLRFRTANLLWNAADPAIDHILVEDALGTTYALWADAAFSNAPPGTDETFGGNPDSDRFNNRQEWALALNPLVADQPAVELAASNATFVAIYRRRNNTGLSVDTVWASALTSAVWRGVGDGLTELILETNDHLETVAVQVATDEDRKFIQIKVSE; via the coding sequence GTGAAAAGAACGGGACGACGAATCAGGAATTCGAAATTATCCGCCTGCGTATTCCTTGGATTCCTTTGCTTCATCCTGCCGACCGGATTGCACGCAGACCATGCGGTGCTGGCGGGCTGGCATGATTTTTCGTCGGCCTTCCAGGCCCACCGCTGGTTGAATTCCGCGAAGGAAGCCGTCAGCGATCTCGACCAGGTTTCCGGTTCCCTGTATGGCGGCGATGGCGCCCGCAATACGTGGGGATCCACCGACGGAACCTATGGACCGGCCGTGGAAACCGGGAGCACGGCCGCCGATGGCGCCATGAGCATCCGCGTCGATAAGAACACCATTCATTTTTCGGTATCGAATGGCACCTCGCGCAATATCCACCTGGACAAGGTGGTGTTCGATTTCGCGAGCATCAACGGTAACTCGCCCCGGAACCTGGAACTCTATTATGACAGCGGCGACCTTGCCGATCCGGACGGAACCCTGCTGATGCGATGGACATCCATCCTGAACGGGCTGGCTTCCGTTTCGGACTACGAGGACAAGGAACTGGATTTAAGCCTGCTTGGCGACCAGATCCTGGGGCCCGGCGAAGAGGCCGTCTTCCGCTTCCAGGTCGATACGGCCAATGTCAACAACCAGGCGCTGGGGCTTGATAACATCGCCATCCTCGGAGGCTACGCCGACTTCGCCATCCTGACCTACAACATCCACGGGGGGTATGGCCCCGATGGCGAAGGAACCCCGCAGGACAACCTGACGGCCTTCCGCAACACGTTCATGAACGGCGAGGATGTCCTCTGCTTGCAGGAGGTCGACAACGGCGACTGCTGGACCGCCGTCCAGTCGGTCTTCCTCGACTATCCCTACCGCTTCCGCACCGTCAACCAGGAGACGGATTACTGGCCCTGGGAAACGCCCAAGCAAACCTCCATCGCCATCCTTTCGAAGCATCCCTTCCTCTCCACCGACGAGGAGTTGATCCAGACCGACCCCCAATACGACCAATGGGAGCGCCATGCCCAGCACGTTGCCATCCAGCTGGGCGCAAGCGAGGTTGATCTCTTCCACTTCCACAACACCTACAACTTTAACGACAACGACTGGGAATATGAAAAATCCGGATTAACCCGTTTCCGCGACTATGTGTACAACGAGCTGGGCATCGGCTCGCTGGGCGAGGCCGAAAACCTGATCATGCTCGGCGACTTCAACCTCCTCCACACCAATGTCGCCGCAATCCTCGACACACCGGACCGGAAATCCGACGGGCGCGACCACATCTGCAGCGTCCCGCATTTCACCTCGTCGGGAAAATATGCCACCGTCTCGGCCGACCTTTCGGATCATCCCGCGCTATGGGCCGCGCTGGACCTGCAGGCACCGGCCCCGGACCCGATGCAGTGGGCCTCCGCCCCTGCGGCCAACGGCGCATCGGCCCTATCGATGGAGGCTGCGGCGGCGTCCGATCCGTACGAAGTGGAATACTATTTCTCGAACACCACCATTGCCGACGGATCCCACGACAGCGGCTGGCAGAACAGCCCCACCTATCTGGACAGCGACCTCACCCAGGGAACCACCTATTCCTACACCGTAACGGCACGCGATAAATCGGCGAATGCCAACGCAACCCAACCCTCGGCGGCCGCATCCGCCGTTGCCATCATCAACTACATCGTGCCTCCCTATGCGGAAAGCTTCGAGGACGGCTCCAGCGGAGACTGGGTGCAAGTCCGCGACGACGACTACGACTGGACGGTCAACAGCGGCGGAACAACCACGGCCGCATCCGGCCCAAGCGGCGCCTCCGATGGATCCTACTATCTCTATGCCGAAGGTCATCATGGCCTGGGTTTATACAAAACCGCTTCCGTGGTCGCCTATTTCGATCTCAGCGGGCTGAGCGCCCCCGTAATGAAATTCGACTACCACATGTATGGCGAATACATCGACCACCTTTCCCTCGATGTTCACGACGGAGCATCCTGGACGTCCAATGTCTGGACGAAAAGCAGGCAGCAACACACCGGCAGTGACGATCCGTGGTCCACGGCAACCGTAGACCTTTCGGCCTATTCCGCCACCGGAAAAATCAAGCTCCGCTTCCGCACTGCGAATTTGCTTTGGAATGCCGCAGACCCGGCCATCGATCATATCCTCGTGGAGGATGCGCTTGGCACCACCTATGCGCTATGGGCAGACGCAGCGTTTTCCAATGCGCCACCCGGAACCGACGAAACCTTCGGCGGCAACCCGGACAGCGACCGCTTCAACAACCGGCAGGAGTGGGCCCTAGCGCTCAATCCGCTGGTGGCCGACCAACCCGCCGTGGAGCTTGCCGCAAGCAACGCCACCTTTGTGGCCATCTATCGCCGCCGCAACAACACCGGGCTGTCCGTCGATACCGTCTGGGCATCGGCCCTCACCTCGGCGGTCTGGCGCGGTGTCGGCGATGGCCTCACCGAGCTGATCCTCGAAACCAATGACCATCTGGAAACCGTCGCCGTGCAGGTTGCAACCGATGAAGACCGCAAATTCATCCAAATTAAAGTCTCCGAATAA
- a CDS encoding metal-dependent hydrolase yields MKGISHFISGVAVASCFPWAVAAALEKNPAYFILGAAFGILPDTIDFKFYRFFYRYHQSITPDPRRPDPQAIADRIAEAVSASLDQKGMFRLKINTLRLSADQWRQFRIRFDPQRQGVEVELGPVVTTGQLPVPGSFPEADAAKGWARLAAPIEETYEAVTTVDIFDGPAFGFEQDADGRVNIHFLPWHRSWTHSLVLGAALAAPMAAWLGWRAGIVAFCAYAIHILEDQLGFMGSNLFAPFTKRRLKGLHWMRSGDALPNFATVWFCCMLVFWNCYRIIPDPTYHFGFIRLMLYGFVAPLGLYGLLHFLLNRKSLAREPIDSANEWGEGF; encoded by the coding sequence ATGAAGGGGATTTCCCATTTTATCTCGGGTGTGGCGGTGGCCTCGTGCTTTCCGTGGGCGGTTGCGGCGGCCCTCGAGAAGAATCCGGCCTACTTTATCCTGGGGGCGGCTTTCGGGATCCTGCCGGACACGATCGACTTCAAGTTCTACCGCTTTTTCTATCGCTACCACCAATCCATCACCCCCGATCCGCGCCGGCCCGATCCGCAGGCCATCGCCGACCGGATTGCCGAAGCCGTTTCCGCCTCGCTCGATCAAAAGGGCATGTTCCGGCTCAAGATCAACACCTTGCGGCTCTCGGCCGACCAGTGGCGGCAGTTCAGGATTCGCTTCGATCCGCAGAGGCAGGGCGTCGAGGTCGAACTCGGACCGGTGGTTACCACCGGCCAGCTCCCCGTCCCCGGCTCCTTCCCGGAAGCCGATGCCGCCAAGGGATGGGCAAGACTGGCGGCCCCCATCGAGGAAACCTACGAAGCCGTGACCACCGTCGATATCTTCGACGGCCCCGCCTTTGGTTTCGAGCAAGACGCCGACGGGCGGGTGAACATCCATTTTTTACCGTGGCACCGCAGCTGGACGCACAGCCTGGTGCTCGGGGCCGCGCTGGCGGCGCCGATGGCGGCATGGCTCGGGTGGCGGGCCGGAATCGTGGCGTTTTGCGCCTATGCCATCCATATCCTGGAAGACCAGCTGGGCTTCATGGGTTCGAACCTCTTTGCGCCATTCACCAAACGCCGGCTCAAGGGGCTGCATTGGATGCGCTCGGGCGATGCACTGCCCAACTTTGCAACCGTCTGGTTTTGCTGCATGCTGGTTTTCTGGAACTGCTACCGCATCATTCCCGATCCAACCTACCATTTTGGCTTCATCCGCCTCATGCTCTACGGTTTCGTTGCTCCGCTCGGCCTCTATGGCCTGTTGCATTTCCTGCTGAACCGGAAGTCGCTTGCCCGCGAGCCCATCGACAGCGCCAATGAATGGGGAGAAGGGTTTTGA
- a CDS encoding endo-1,4-beta-xylanase, giving the protein MRTTATLLFALLAATGRANGPQNLKDPEQIHQPVIVFDHSTELLHKRPPYPPETIGFSTDPVAGMPFGQCLTLDIKNPGSSPYALNLQFFETNRWEVGDTGLIAFHCRTLETRSRHGASSLMIQYKPNYDDWRGHVQTDLFLTREWKQVLIPFEIKIAATDTPQTVLNLFLGGVDPHTFQIAGLRVHGFGKTVPLAKLPRSQIHYPGMEPDAPWRTAARQRIEQHRKANLQLKLVDPTGQPVEGATIHAKLERHQFGFGAAVHTPMLVSPNVPQEEREKYSAILTRTCSKITPTNAMKWRLHNHFKQHVPGLVAWCETHNMTLRGHLFIWPGFERLPDGYDLHKTNPAAFRKDLTDHIETFANLYPDAFSEWDVMNEPYTEHDYMDLLGKEIVLEWFETARKANPNYLTYINDYGILSDNNQEHRDNYYGWIEYLIQNNAPLDGIGFQGHFTTPMPPELILERIDRYAAFGKKMQITEFDFDHPDPDLQARFFEDFVTLIYSHPQMSALINWIFLEDNFRPSAALYRKDFTPTAMGQVWERLLTKEWHTEERRKTNPEGIVELRGFKGSYSITIEHNNQTRTHHIKLDADKTMQLIAN; this is encoded by the coding sequence ATGAGAACCACAGCAACACTCCTTTTCGCGCTCCTGGCGGCCACCGGCCGCGCAAACGGACCGCAAAACCTGAAAGACCCCGAACAGATCCATCAACCGGTTATCGTGTTCGACCATTCCACCGAGCTCCTGCACAAGCGCCCGCCCTACCCGCCGGAAACAATCGGCTTCTCCACCGACCCCGTCGCGGGGATGCCCTTCGGCCAGTGCCTCACGCTGGACATCAAAAACCCCGGCTCCAGCCCCTATGCGCTGAACCTCCAGTTTTTCGAGACCAACCGCTGGGAGGTGGGCGACACCGGCCTCATCGCCTTCCACTGCCGCACGCTCGAAACCCGCAGCCGGCATGGCGCCAGCAGCCTCATGATCCAATACAAACCCAACTACGACGACTGGCGCGGGCACGTCCAGACCGACCTCTTCCTCACCCGGGAATGGAAGCAAGTCCTGATCCCGTTCGAGATCAAAATCGCGGCCACCGACACCCCGCAAACCGTGCTGAACCTTTTCCTCGGCGGCGTCGATCCGCATACCTTCCAAATAGCCGGCCTGCGCGTCCATGGCTTCGGGAAAACGGTTCCCCTTGCCAAGCTGCCCCGGTCGCAGATCCACTACCCCGGCATGGAACCCGACGCCCCATGGCGCACCGCCGCGCGCCAACGGATCGAGCAACACCGCAAGGCCAACCTGCAACTGAAGCTGGTCGACCCCACCGGCCAACCCGTGGAAGGTGCAACCATCCACGCAAAGCTCGAACGCCACCAATTCGGATTCGGCGCGGCCGTCCATACGCCGATGCTCGTTTCGCCGAACGTCCCGCAGGAGGAGCGGGAAAAGTATTCGGCGATCCTCACGCGCACCTGCAGCAAGATCACCCCCACCAACGCCATGAAGTGGCGGCTGCACAACCACTTCAAGCAACATGTTCCGGGCCTCGTCGCCTGGTGCGAAACGCACAACATGACCCTGCGCGGACACCTTTTCATCTGGCCCGGATTCGAACGGCTGCCAGACGGATACGATCTCCACAAAACCAACCCCGCCGCCTTCCGGAAAGACCTCACCGACCACATCGAAACGTTCGCCAACCTCTACCCGGATGCCTTCAGCGAGTGGGACGTCATGAACGAACCCTACACCGAACACGACTACATGGACCTGCTGGGTAAGGAGATTGTGCTCGAATGGTTCGAAACCGCGCGCAAGGCAAACCCCAACTACCTCACCTACATCAACGACTACGGCATCCTCTCCGACAACAACCAGGAACATCGGGACAACTACTACGGCTGGATTGAATACCTCATCCAAAACAACGCCCCGCTCGACGGCATCGGCTTCCAAGGCCACTTCACCACCCCCATGCCACCGGAGCTGATCCTCGAGCGCATCGACCGCTACGCCGCGTTCGGCAAAAAAATGCAGATCACCGAGTTCGACTTCGACCACCCCGACCCGGACCTGCAGGCGCGCTTCTTCGAGGACTTCGTCACCTTGATCTACAGCCACCCCCAAATGTCGGCGCTCATCAACTGGATCTTCCTCGAAGACAACTTTCGCCCCTCCGCCGCCCTCTACCGCAAAGACTTCACCCCAACCGCCATGGGCCAGGTTTGGGAGCGGCTGCTAACGAAAGAGTGGCACACCGAAGAACGCCGGAAAACCAACCCCGAAGGCATCGTCGAACTCCGTGGTTTCAAAGGAAGCTATTCCATCACCATTGAACACAACAACCAGACCCGCACGCACCACATCAAACTGGATGCCGACAAAACCATGCAACTGATTGCCAACTAA
- a CDS encoding endo-1,4-beta-xylanase produces MKIIASLAFVIFLALTARAGSLTAAEIGQIEAEFGMTLSSNEITKLSAVVYPTNSAQWRSDAYGRIDTHRKAELGIQVVDMNGDPVEGAQVDVKLKRNDFKFGGTFSAKDFDGVTLPPTMTTSTYKERLLSMFNAVGLNNGFKPRLTGIHPYLPAVKSWAAANDLPIRGHLLIWPGNTNNNHLTSAVLADVEAVEAALTNGSSQAVIDGLRDDLKLTIKTEMEAWASQHDVYEWDVINEPLGNHRVQDALDDYDVMADWFEIAESNKVSADCKLLINEYQIISAMSSNRSENSYINRRDGYMAEIDRLIANNAPLNRIGFQSRIKLERREPQLIYDRLEEWGNAYGLEMAGTEFEVVDSDPGDWMEYIYTEEERSQITEEMMTQYFSHPLVTGFNAWNAINDDTEALVDYAGRPTIHGLVWYYLHRIRFNTDATLASGLDGRTGLRAFKGEYDITVTYQGQEYASALSLTNDESVVFSLVSSVADDPNTSEVVDAWHYDGLTNGAGLAQGVSTGVVGGVFFNNNALASIGNGTVRWRSDGVADSMYQGKDSSSYDGASNGLFQLSVDFLDADFTATSALSNGTGRVNYGIKDGSGNDAYFRLTFVSGGGSNAQYRLEVKDALNNNLNVASFSGTTLDHLAVRAVYDLAASGSAGSFKVYYRKNGASEVLAHTGQLVAGFALDQLRAVVQTYNGGANWAAGDQLFTDNLVLRKLGDPPPPPSETVIDGWYFDGLANGAGLSEALSVGAVGGAAFGDDAIVSISNNATRWAWDGADPSAFKTTAPSSQAGATSGLFQVGWDYVSADFANTDAADGSANIGFGIRSEADGNQDAAFRLRYDGTANEFLLQLTDANGANQTLATFAGNQLTNLSVRMVLDLDSRGAAGSLKLFYTPNGGGEMAGTVAGMLHPLFRIDLLRYAVQTTNGGTAWALGDAAITDNLVFSLLTATATPASLYEDWLADYPSVGSTNIEDNLLFYAFGANPTNPATTGNWPEYQVVEGGLEYVHYERNDAEARGLGYVVETTGDLSGSWTNGGFVFVGAGGSGAAFNVVTNRLPVAAGAGFIRVNVEYNP; encoded by the coding sequence ATGAAAATCATTGCATCACTGGCATTCGTCATTTTTCTTGCGCTGACAGCGCGGGCGGGTTCTTTGACCGCGGCTGAAATAGGCCAGATCGAGGCCGAGTTCGGAATGACGCTCTCCTCCAATGAAATCACAAAACTGAGTGCGGTGGTTTATCCAACCAACTCCGCGCAGTGGCGTTCCGATGCTTATGGCCGCATTGACACCCATCGGAAAGCCGAGCTGGGCATCCAGGTGGTCGATATGAACGGCGATCCCGTCGAAGGGGCGCAGGTTGACGTGAAACTCAAGCGCAACGACTTCAAATTCGGTGGCACCTTTTCCGCCAAGGATTTTGACGGGGTAACGCTTCCTCCGACCATGACGACATCCACCTACAAGGAGCGGTTGCTTTCGATGTTCAATGCGGTTGGCCTGAATAATGGATTCAAGCCGCGCCTGACCGGAATCCATCCCTATTTGCCAGCCGTGAAAAGCTGGGCGGCGGCGAACGATCTGCCCATCCGCGGCCACCTGCTGATCTGGCCGGGCAACACCAACAACAACCATCTCACCTCGGCGGTGCTGGCCGATGTCGAAGCCGTGGAAGCTGCACTGACCAACGGATCGTCGCAGGCCGTGATCGATGGCCTGCGCGATGACTTGAAACTGACCATCAAAACAGAGATGGAGGCCTGGGCTTCCCAGCACGATGTCTACGAGTGGGATGTCATCAACGAACCATTGGGCAACCACCGTGTTCAGGATGCGCTGGACGACTATGATGTCATGGCGGACTGGTTTGAAATTGCCGAAAGCAACAAGGTTTCGGCGGACTGCAAGTTGCTCATCAATGAATACCAGATTATCTCCGCCATGAGCTCAAACCGCAGTGAGAATTCGTACATTAACCGTCGTGATGGCTATATGGCCGAAATTGACCGTCTAATCGCTAACAATGCGCCGCTTAATCGTATCGGCTTCCAAAGTCGCATCAAGCTGGAACGCCGCGAACCCCAGCTGATTTATGACCGTCTCGAAGAGTGGGGCAACGCCTACGGTCTGGAAATGGCCGGCACTGAATTCGAAGTGGTGGATTCCGATCCCGGGGATTGGATGGAATATATCTACACCGAGGAAGAGCGCTCACAGATTACCGAGGAGATGATGACGCAATATTTCAGTCATCCTCTCGTCACCGGATTCAATGCCTGGAATGCCATCAACGATGATACCGAAGCGCTGGTCGACTACGCTGGAAGACCCACCATCCATGGACTGGTTTGGTACTACCTCCACCGGATCCGCTTCAACACCGATGCCACCCTCGCTTCGGGTCTTGATGGCCGCACCGGCCTGCGCGCCTTCAAGGGCGAGTACGATATCACCGTGACCTATCAGGGGCAGGAATATGCCTCTGCCCTGTCCCTAACCAACGATGAATCGGTCGTCTTCAGTTTGGTTTCATCCGTAGCTGACGATCCGAACACCTCCGAGGTGGTCGATGCCTGGCACTACGACGGGCTGACGAATGGGGCAGGGCTGGCGCAGGGGGTCAGCACCGGCGTGGTGGGTGGTGTGTTCTTCAACAACAATGCTCTCGCGTCCATCGGGAACGGGACGGTGCGCTGGCGGTCCGATGGTGTTGCAGACAGCATGTACCAAGGCAAGGATAGCTCCTCCTACGACGGGGCAAGCAACGGCCTCTTCCAATTGTCGGTCGATTTCCTCGATGCCGACTTCACGGCGACATCCGCTTTGTCCAACGGAACCGGACGGGTGAATTATGGGATCAAGGACGGCAGTGGAAACGATGCCTACTTCCGCCTGACCTTTGTCAGCGGCGGAGGATCAAATGCCCAATACCGACTGGAGGTGAAGGACGCCCTCAACAACAATTTGAACGTGGCCTCTTTCTCCGGAACCACGCTGGATCATCTGGCGGTGCGTGCCGTCTACGATCTGGCTGCCAGCGGCTCCGCCGGATCATTCAAGGTCTACTATCGCAAGAACGGCGCCTCAGAGGTGCTGGCGCATACCGGCCAGCTGGTGGCCGGATTCGCGCTTGATCAATTGCGTGCCGTGGTGCAGACCTACAATGGTGGTGCCAACTGGGCCGCCGGCGACCAACTCTTTACCGACAACCTCGTGCTCCGCAAGCTCGGCGATCCGCCGCCGCCCCCCAGCGAAACCGTGATCGACGGCTGGTATTTCGACGGGCTGGCCAACGGGGCGGGGCTTTCCGAGGCGCTTAGCGTGGGGGCCGTGGGGGGCGCGGCCTTCGGGGACGATGCCATTGTTTCGATCTCGAACAATGCCACGCGCTGGGCGTGGGACGGCGCCGATCCCTCGGCATTCAAGACCACCGCGCCTTCGAGCCAGGCAGGCGCCACCTCCGGTTTGTTCCAGGTGGGCTGGGACTATGTCTCGGCCGACTTCGCCAACACGGATGCCGCCGATGGGTCGGCCAACATCGGCTTCGGCATCCGCTCCGAGGCCGACGGCAACCAGGATGCGGCCTTCCGCCTCCGCTACGACGGAACCGCCAACGAGTTCCTGCTGCAGCTCACCGATGCCAACGGCGCGAACCAGACCCTGGCCACCTTTGCCGGAAACCAACTCACCAATCTCAGCGTTCGCATGGTGCTCGATCTCGATAGCCGGGGTGCGGCCGGTTCTCTCAAGCTCTTCTACACACCGAATGGCGGCGGCGAAATGGCGGGCACGGTGGCCGGCATGCTGCACCCCTTGTTCCGGATCGACCTGCTGCGCTATGCCGTGCAGACCACCAACGGCGGAACGGCCTGGGCGCTTGGCGATGCGGCCATCACCGACAACCTCGTGTTCTCGTTGCTGACGGCCACCGCGACACCCGCATCGCTCTATGAAGATTGGCTGGCGGACTATCCTTCCGTTGGAAGCACCAACATCGAAGACAATCTTCTTTTCTATGCCTTCGGCGCCAATCCAACCAATCCGGCAACCACCGGCAACTGGCCGGAATACCAGGTCGTTGAGGGCGGGCTGGAGTATGTCCACTACGAGCGCAACGATGCCGAGGCGCGCGGTCTTGGCTATGTTGTCGAAACCACCGGCGACCTTTCCGGTTCCTGGACAAACGGCGGCTTCGTCTTCGTGGGTGCGGGCGGATCCGGTGCCGCGTTCAATGTTGTCACGAATCGGCTGCCGGTCGCAGCCGGCGCCGGCTTCATTCGCGTGAATGTCGAATACAACCCTTGA
- a CDS encoding TIGR00725 family protein gives MKIHLGVLGPHTTTEEQYRLGVEVGQEIAKAGAILFCGGLDGMMRAAAEGAKSAGGQTVGILPGTDKTTANEFIDIGIPTDLGAYRNALLVRSCDAVIAVHGAYGTLSEIAFALRLKVPVVGLHTWTVSREGHPDPGIHVAESAKQAVQLALQLARTP, from the coding sequence ATGAAAATTCACCTTGGAGTGCTGGGGCCGCACACGACCACCGAAGAGCAATACCGGCTGGGCGTGGAGGTCGGCCAGGAAATCGCGAAAGCCGGGGCCATCCTCTTTTGCGGCGGGCTCGACGGCATGATGCGCGCCGCCGCCGAAGGGGCCAAGTCCGCCGGAGGCCAGACCGTCGGCATCCTGCCCGGCACCGACAAAACCACGGCCAACGAATTCATCGACATCGGCATCCCCACCGACCTCGGGGCCTACCGCAACGCCCTGCTCGTTCGCTCCTGCGATGCCGTCATCGCCGTCCACGGCGCCTACGGCACCCTCTCCGAAATCGCCTTCGCCCTGCGCCTCAAAGTCCCCGTCGTCGGGCTCCACACCTGGACGGTCTCCCGCGAAGGCCACCCCGACCCCGGCATCCACGTTGCCGAATCGGCAAAGCAAGCCGTTCAATTGGCGCTTCAGCTCGCGCGCACGCCGTAA
- the rlmN gene encoding 23S rRNA (adenine(2503)-C(2))-methyltransferase RlmN: METGEKQFIHGIFLSELEEWIVAAGEKKFRAKQIWQWLYHHEVQGWGEMKNIPQALRDRLEAAFVFQALEKVEVQESSTGTRKILSRLVDGELIEEVLIPAPDRRTVCVSSQVGCMFGCAFCASGQLGVKRNLKAGEIVGEALAAQREYGDRITNLVFMGIGEPFDNYDEVMRAVRILNDPDGFCLGARRITISTCGVVPGIQRLENEGLQVELSVSLHAPSETVRDSLMPVNQSWPLEELMEVCRLYTRNTKRIITFEYTMIRDVNDSQEDCRELIGLLTKFPCRVNLIPLSEIEEYEGKTSARETVEYFIKQLERAGINTTVRWSKGVDVNAACGQLRSKSMGKSLRDS; encoded by the coding sequence ATGGAAACAGGCGAAAAACAATTCATCCACGGCATCTTTCTTTCCGAGCTGGAGGAGTGGATCGTGGCGGCGGGCGAGAAAAAGTTCCGCGCGAAGCAGATCTGGCAGTGGCTCTACCACCACGAGGTGCAGGGCTGGGGCGAAATGAAGAACATTCCGCAGGCGTTGCGCGACAGGCTGGAGGCCGCCTTTGTCTTCCAGGCCTTGGAAAAGGTGGAGGTGCAGGAGTCGAGCACCGGCACCCGCAAGATCTTGAGCCGGCTGGTGGATGGCGAGCTGATCGAGGAGGTGCTCATTCCCGCGCCCGACCGCCGCACGGTTTGCGTGTCGAGCCAGGTGGGTTGCATGTTTGGCTGCGCCTTTTGCGCCAGCGGGCAGCTGGGCGTGAAGCGCAACCTGAAGGCCGGCGAGATCGTCGGCGAGGCGCTGGCCGCCCAGCGCGAATATGGCGACCGCATCACCAACCTGGTTTTCATGGGGATCGGCGAGCCGTTCGATAACTACGACGAAGTCATGCGGGCCGTCCGCATCCTCAACGATCCCGACGGCTTCTGCCTGGGTGCGCGCCGCATCACCATCAGCACCTGCGGGGTGGTGCCGGGCATCCAGCGGCTGGAAAACGAGGGCTTGCAGGTGGAGCTCTCGGTTTCGTTGCATGCGCCATCGGAAACGGTTCGCGATTCGCTCATGCCGGTGAACCAGTCGTGGCCGCTCGAGGAACTCATGGAGGTTTGCCGCCTCTATACCCGGAACACCAAGCGCATCATCACCTTCGAATACACCATGATCCGCGATGTGAACGACTCGCAAGAGGACTGCCGCGAGCTGATCGGATTGCTCACGAAATTCCCGTGCCGCGTGAACCTGATCCCGCTCAGCGAGATCGAGGAATACGAAGGAAAAACCTCCGCGCGGGAAACGGTTGAGTATTTCATCAAGCAACTCGAACGGGCCGGCATCAATACCACCGTCCGCTGGTCGAAGGGCGTGGATGTCAACGCCGCATGCGGCCAGCTGCGCAGTAAATCGATGGGAAAGAGTTTGCGGGATTCGTAG